A stretch of Lathyrus oleraceus cultivar Zhongwan6 chromosome 6, CAAS_Psat_ZW6_1.0, whole genome shotgun sequence DNA encodes these proteins:
- the LOC127097421 gene encoding agamous-like MADS-box protein AGL62, whose amino-acid sequence MSMGRKGHGRQKIEMKKMSNASNLQVTFSKRRSGLFKKASELCTLCDADVALIVFSPGEKVFSFGHPHVDTVIDRYLSHVPPQNNDTMQFSGVHRGAILHELNSQLTKINNILDIEKKCGDELSHLRKAIEAQFGWVCSIDRMNRAQLELFKNVLEELKKLVAQYVRLVIQGAPIQTIQPQFFQNPMMQPHSSNFNNMGGSGGYEFSRFF is encoded by the coding sequence ATGTCAATGGGAAGGAAAGGTCATGGTCGTCAAAAGATTGAGATGAAAAAGATGAGCAATGCAAGCAACCTGCAAGTGACTTTCTCGAAGCGTCGCAGTGGGCTCTTCAAGAAAGCCAGTGAACTTTGCACACTTTGTGATGCAGATGTTGCTCTCATTGTATTCTCACCCGGTGAGAAGGTGTTTTCCTTTGGTCACCCACATGTTGATACGGTCATAGATCGTTATCTATCACATGTTCCACCCCAAAACAATGACACCATGCAATTCAGTGGGGTTCATCGTGGCGCCATTTTGCATGAGCTCAATAGTCAGCTAACTAAAATCAACAATATATTGGACATTGAGAAGAAGTGTGGTGATGAGCTAAGCCATTTGCGCAAGGCAATTGAGGCTCAGTTTGGGTGGGTTTGTTCCATTGATAGAATGAATAGAGCTCAACTTGAATTATTCAAGAACGTTTTGGAGGAACTTAAGAAACTTGTTGCACAATATGTTAGGCTTGTAATTCAGGGTGCACCTATCCAAACTATTCAACCACAATTTTTTCAAAACCCTATGATGCAACCTCATTCTTCTAATTTCAATAATATGGGGGGAAGTGGCGGATATGAATTCTCTCGATTCTTTTGA